Proteins encoded by one window of Sphaerodactylus townsendi isolate TG3544 linkage group LG02, MPM_Stown_v2.3, whole genome shotgun sequence:
- the LOC125427016 gene encoding olfactory receptor 1020-like, whose product MQMRNKTLVTEFMLTGLTDIPELQILLFMMFTAVYAFTLVGNLGVIALIRLSPQLHTPMYFFLSHLSFLDVCYSSSVTPKLLADLLREKKLISSAGCFIQLYFYAAFATTECYLLAVMAYDRYVAICSPLLYLVTMSLRKRVYLIAVAYAAGIVNALVHTVAASRLSFCGLNTLNHFYCEGPPLFAISCSDVSFNELLMFVCVGFNLITTVVTILVSYTCILTTILKISSSKSRQKTFSTCTSHLIVIIIFFGGLSVMYARPSSRQSHNLDKIVSVLYIVVTPMVNPMIYSLRNNEVRNAFRKFLGRSIF is encoded by the coding sequence ATGCAAATGAGAAACAAGACACTTGTAACTGAATTCATGCTCACAGGGCTGACAGATATTCCAGAGCTGCAGATCCTTCTATTTATGATGTTCACTGCTGTTTATGCCTTCACCTTGGTGGGTAATCTGGGCGTGATTGCCTTAATTAGGTTGTCTCCTCAGCTCCACACTCCTATGTACTTTTTCCTCAGCCACTTGTCTTTCCTCGATGTTTGTTATTCATCATCTGTTACCCCCAAGCTGCTAGCTGATCTCTTAAGAGAAAAGAAGCTAATTTCTTCTGCTGGTTGTTTCATTCAGCTTTACTTTTATGCTGCGTTTGCAACCACTGAATGCTATCTTCTGGCTGTGATGGCTTATGATCGCTATGTGGCTATTTGTAGCCCACTACTCTATTTAGTCACCATGTCTTTAAGAAAGCGTGTGTACCTAATAGCTGTTGCCTATGCTGCTgggattgtaaatgccttagtcCATACAGTTGCTGCTTCTAGACTATCATTTTGTGGACTAAATACCCTTAATCATTTTTATTGTGAGGGCCCTCCACTGTTTGCAATTTCATGTTCTGATGTCAGTTTCAATGAACTGttgatgtttgtgtgtgttgggttCAATCTGATAACAACCGTTGTTACAATACTTGTCTCTTACACCTGCATCCTGACCACCATTTTAAAGATCAGCTCTTCCAAAAGCCGGCAGAAAACCTTTTCCACTTGCACATCCCACCTTATTGTCATTATCATTTTCTTTGGTGGTTTAAGTGTCATGTATGCACGTCCTAGCTCTAGGCAAAGTCACAACCTTGACAAAATAGTCTCTGTGTTGTATATAGTGGTTACTCCCATGGTGAACCCAATGATATACAGTCTGAGAAACAATGAGGTAAGGAATGCCTTCAGAAAATTTCTGGGGAGATCAATTTTCTAG